From a single Nicotiana tomentosiformis chromosome 2, ASM39032v3, whole genome shotgun sequence genomic region:
- the LOC104097108 gene encoding uncharacterized protein: MAEEALAIAEGKYTYVHEVGKGPPEAIDAHHIVVRRSREKGSNLCLFTLLLFAYPSFLVFRQGKLDTLHIWSLVIMALLIRLFLKKPVKKESVLILPAFGVQLETQYGSGKTVRQFVPISRILKPVLTECVTPVTCYWSLSLIIRGEEELMLVFKELRPPVKMLAPIWKALCAAIECGECTEAIT, from the exons ATGGCGGAGGAGGCATTGGCCATAGCAGAAGGGAAATACACATACGTACACGAAGTGGGTAAAGGCCCACCTGAAGCCATTGACGCCCACCATATTGTGGTTCGAAGGAGTAGAGAAAAGGGTTCCAATTTATGCCTCTTTACTCTTCTCCTTTTTGCCTATCCCTCCTTCCTCGTATTCCGGCAG GGAAAGCTAGATACTCTGCATATTTGGAGCTTAGTTATCATGGCATTGCTCATTAGGTTATTTCTAAAGAAGCCAGTTAAGAAAG AGtctgttctaattctgcctgcttTTGGAGTTCAACTTGAGACTCAGTACGGAAG TGGGAAAACAGTTCGCCAGTTTGTCCCCATTAGCAGGATTTTGAAACCAGTGCTGACTGAATGTGTCACACCAGTTACCTGTTATTGGAGTCTGTCTTTGATTATTCGAGGGGAAGAAGAACTTATGCTAGTTTTCAAG GAATTGCGTCCGCCAGTGAAGATGTTAGCGCCCATCTGGAAGGCTTTATGTGCTGCCATCGAATGTGGAGAATGCACGGAGGCAATTACATAG